One Entomomonas asaccharolytica DNA segment encodes these proteins:
- a CDS encoding saccharopine dehydrogenase family protein: MRVLILGGYGNFGQIIARHLHTIAGIELIIAGRNLVKAQQFAGTINAEAIQLDANQADLATILKHQQINLLISTAGPFQGQNYAVAEAAIEAKTHYIDLADGREFVCGIKTLHKQALKQNVLVCAGASSVPGLSSAVINELLPRFAALRRIEIGISTSEKIPGKSTIEGMLAYCGKPIKQWIDGAWQDRFGWQDLYTHQFSEPVGKRSLAACEVPDLSLFVEHYKGVDTVTFSAGTGLKLTHYGTWLFSWLIRYGLISKPQKYAAMLHKNSLRLERFGDGNSAMYIQLTGLDKDQKPLKLVWELIAEANDGVNIPCLSSVALTRKLLAGKLVARGAMSSMGLLTLDEYLAELAGLHITTKLHELYPFS, encoded by the coding sequence ATGCGTGTATTAATCTTAGGTGGTTATGGTAACTTTGGGCAAATAATAGCACGCCATTTACATACAATAGCTGGCATTGAGCTTATTATCGCAGGCCGAAATTTAGTAAAAGCACAGCAGTTTGCAGGGACGATAAATGCAGAAGCTATACAGTTAGATGCTAATCAAGCCGATTTAGCCACTATTTTAAAACATCAACAGATTAATCTATTGATTTCCACAGCAGGCCCTTTTCAGGGGCAAAATTATGCAGTAGCAGAGGCAGCTATTGAGGCGAAAACTCATTATATTGATCTAGCCGATGGGCGCGAGTTTGTTTGTGGTATTAAGACGCTGCATAAGCAAGCACTAAAGCAAAATGTATTAGTTTGCGCTGGTGCTAGTTCTGTGCCTGGTTTAAGCAGTGCTGTAATCAATGAGTTATTGCCTAGATTTGCAGCATTACGTAGGATTGAAATAGGCATTAGTACGTCTGAAAAAATACCTGGAAAATCTACTATTGAGGGGATGTTGGCCTATTGTGGTAAGCCTATTAAACAATGGATAGATGGCGCATGGCAAGATCGTTTTGGTTGGCAGGATTTATATACCCATCAGTTCTCAGAGCCTGTTGGTAAACGTTCACTGGCTGCTTGTGAGGTGCCTGATTTAAGTTTATTTGTTGAGCATTATAAAGGGGTTGATACGGTCACTTTTTCAGCAGGTACGGGTTTAAAACTTACTCATTATGGTACATGGCTTTTTTCTTGGTTGATTCGTTACGGACTTATTAGTAAGCCACAAAAGTATGCAGCAATGTTGCATAAAAATTCCTTAAGATTAGAACGCTTTGGTGATGGTAATAGCGCAATGTATATCCAACTCACGGGGTTGGATAAGGATCAAAAACCACTTAAATTAGTTTGGGAGCTTATTGCTGAAGCGAATGATGGCGTCAATATCCCTTGTCTTTCTTCTGTTGCTTTAACGCGGAAACTACTAGCTGGTAAGCTAGTAGCTAGAGGAGCAATGTCTAGCATGGGACTGCTAACGCTAGATGAATACTTAGCAGAATTAGCAGGCTTGCATATAACCACTAAACTGCATGAGTTATATCCCTTTAGCTAG
- a CDS encoding 1-aminocyclopropane-1-carboxylate deaminase/D-cysteine desulfhydrase, giving the protein MDKLFFVTDKVVLNRLNLPVFEQAGVELAVLRLDKTDYLISGNKWFKLQYHLHQAIDQKAKGLVSVGGAHSNHLHALAAAGQRLGFKTVGLIRGNPIQTPTVIDLQNLGMELHWLSYGEFRRRYQDAFWQEWVQRYPDYYFVPEGGGGLLGAKGCQVIPKMIKQQLATIGWDDFDSIYVSVGTGSTLVGIIWGKENRHQVVGCLAVPDCYHVDKQIENLLDEIPIKIANYQLQSAARKGFGQADRELLDFINEVEKTTGLPLDPVYTGKTLFFLQQQVQAGLIAKGTRIVFIHTGGLQGRRVLLDS; this is encoded by the coding sequence ATGGATAAATTGTTTTTTGTAACGGACAAGGTGGTACTCAATCGCTTAAATTTACCTGTTTTTGAACAAGCGGGAGTGGAGTTAGCAGTTTTACGACTGGATAAAACAGATTATTTAATTTCAGGTAATAAATGGTTTAAGTTGCAATACCATTTACATCAGGCAATTGATCAAAAAGCAAAAGGATTAGTGAGTGTAGGTGGCGCTCATTCTAATCATTTACATGCATTGGCGGCAGCAGGGCAAAGGTTAGGTTTTAAAACAGTGGGATTAATTCGTGGTAATCCTATACAAACGCCTACGGTTATAGATTTGCAAAATCTTGGTATGGAGCTTCATTGGCTAAGCTATGGTGAATTTCGTCGTCGCTATCAAGACGCTTTTTGGCAAGAGTGGGTGCAGCGATATCCAGACTATTATTTTGTGCCAGAAGGCGGTGGTGGGTTATTAGGTGCTAAGGGTTGTCAGGTTATTCCTAAAATGATCAAGCAGCAATTAGCAACCATTGGTTGGGATGATTTTGATAGTATCTATGTAAGTGTAGGTACTGGCAGTACATTAGTAGGAATTATTTGGGGTAAAGAAAACAGGCATCAGGTGGTAGGTTGTCTAGCAGTGCCTGATTGTTACCATGTGGATAAACAAATTGAAAATTTGTTGGATGAGATTCCTATTAAAATAGCCAATTACCAATTACAATCTGCAGCTAGAAAAGGGTTTGGTCAAGCAGATAGAGAGCTACTTGATTTTATTAACGAAGTTGAAAAAACAACAGGTTTACCACTAGATCCTGTTTATACAGGCAAAACATTATTTTTTTTACAACAGCAAGTACAGGCAGGACTTATTGCCAAAGGCACACGGATTGTATTTATTCATACAGGTGGCTTACAAGGAAGACGAGTATTGCTTGATAGCTGA
- a CDS encoding universal stress protein, translated as MKTIYSILVIIDPKHDNNPVLTRAKEFATVMKASLHLLICDESKNKAGLLTSLVNNLQQEGFQATSEIAWYNNYHNTIVTIQKAQGCGLVIKTHLADSALKRVIITPEDWKLLRTCPCPILIVNQDRSWLGRSVLAAVDLGNPDKNHIALHDGIVKLANTLTRVAEGNLHLVSVYPSPIFSEIHPDSNVPGMTPEIKEIYTSACKAFEDQYPALAKENIHLAAGAADIIIPQVAKELDAAVCVIGTVARTGISGVLIGNTVEAILDDLDCDILILKPDSINEQLQQLIKQIQY; from the coding sequence ATGAAAACCATCTACAGTATTCTTGTGATTATTGACCCTAAACATGATAATAATCCCGTACTTACACGCGCTAAAGAGTTTGCCACGGTCATGAAGGCATCACTGCATTTACTGATATGTGATGAATCCAAAAACAAAGCTGGTTTACTGACAAGCCTAGTAAACAACCTACAGCAAGAAGGTTTTCAAGCTACTTCTGAAATTGCTTGGTATAACAACTACCATAATACCATTGTCACGATCCAGAAAGCCCAAGGCTGTGGTTTAGTGATTAAAACCCATCTCGCTGATAGTGCATTAAAACGCGTTATTATTACCCCTGAAGATTGGAAACTACTGCGCACCTGCCCTTGCCCTATTCTTATTGTTAATCAAGATAGATCGTGGTTAGGTCGCTCTGTGTTAGCCGCTGTAGACTTAGGCAACCCTGATAAAAACCATATCGCATTGCATGATGGAATAGTCAAACTAGCTAATACATTAACCCGTGTTGCAGAAGGCAATCTGCACCTAGTGAGTGTGTATCCTTCACCTATTTTCTCAGAAATTCATCCAGATTCTAATGTGCCTGGTATGACACCTGAAATTAAAGAAATATACACTTCTGCTTGCAAAGCATTTGAAGATCAATACCCTGCTCTTGCTAAAGAAAATATTCATCTTGCTGCTGGCGCAGCAGATATTATTATTCCACAAGTGGCTAAAGAGCTTGACGCTGCTGTTTGTGTAATTGGTACCGTTGCTCGTACGGGTATTTCTGGGGTGTTAATTGGTAATACTGTGGAAGCCATTTTAGATGATTTAGATTGTGATATCTTAATTCTCAAACCTGACAGTATCAACGAACAACTACAACAACTTATCAAACAAATTCAATACTAA
- a CDS encoding CatB-related O-acetyltransferase, which translates to MSIFSRFKKKRLKRKNKQILKEKLATSHPLEKGSILFENVYPLHKMGFGSYGMPKVFNAESIECKLTIGKFCSIADGVKIILGGRHFANWATTSPIWILDNNIEPPKSKPKFNNNVIIENDVWIATDAIILSPVRLGNGCIVAAGSMVTKDVPPYAIVAGNPAKIIKYRFSPDIIEKLLDIAWWDYPVDEIKKISPILNSENIDALINYSNNRKTAMATRAS; encoded by the coding sequence ATGTCTATATTTTCAAGATTCAAAAAAAAACGCCTTAAAAGAAAAAATAAACAAATCCTTAAAGAAAAACTCGCTACTAGCCACCCTTTAGAAAAAGGAAGTATTTTATTTGAAAATGTTTATCCGCTACATAAAATGGGATTTGGCAGCTATGGAATGCCAAAGGTTTTTAATGCTGAGTCTATAGAATGTAAATTAACGATTGGTAAATTTTGTTCAATAGCTGATGGGGTTAAAATAATTTTAGGTGGTAGACATTTCGCTAATTGGGCAACAACTTCACCTATATGGATATTAGACAACAATATTGAACCGCCTAAAAGCAAGCCAAAATTTAATAATAATGTTATTATTGAGAATGATGTATGGATTGCGACTGACGCAATAATATTGTCTCCCGTAAGACTTGGAAATGGTTGTATTGTTGCGGCTGGCTCTATGGTTACTAAAGATGTACCACCTTATGCTATTGTAGCAGGTAATCCTGCGAAAATAATAAAATATAGATTTTCACCAGATATTATTGAAAAATTGCTTGATATTGCTTGGTGGGACTATCCAGTTGATGAGATTAAAAAAATCTCACCTATTTTAAATTCTGAAAATATTGATGCATTAATTAATTATTCAAATAACCGTAAAACAGCAATGGCAACAAGAGCTAGTTAA
- a CDS encoding DNA methyltransferase codes for MTVLDNTIGSGTTGVACVRTNCHFIGIEKEERYFNIAQDRIN; via the coding sequence ATGACTGTACTTGACAACACAATTGGAAGTGGTACTACTGGTGTTGCCTGTGTAAGAACTAACTGTCATTTCATTGGAATAGAAAAAGAAGAAAGGTATTTCAATATTGCTCAAGATCGTATCAATTAA